In a single window of the Zonotrichia leucophrys gambelii isolate GWCS_2022_RI chromosome 2, RI_Zleu_2.0, whole genome shotgun sequence genome:
- the LOC135443281 gene encoding uncharacterized protein LOC135443281, translating into MAQQSSLRALGPPGEEDAAADSQTQQPARPRPGRSRRRRRRQAAPASQGEDEPRTVQVYKFSSRAPPVSGHCSGGGSRRPELPDDGDVMGMMARAAGYWVRPETPRCWVRGCACACSEAAREEGHPSGSRVLPSELDEDDSSTSMIREELFSVDEDHDGSTGAASSRAGVRSDDGARSLAEEYSLVPLNRRKQCSAQSFHDAVERFLRGF; encoded by the exons ATGGCTCAACAGAGCAGCCTGAGAGCCCTGGGTCCCCCTGGggaggaggatgctgcagcagacagccaaacccagcagcctgCCAGACCTCGGCCAGGTAGATCCCGGAGAAGGAGGCGTagacaggcagctcctgcatcccaagGAGAAGATGAACCTAGGACCGTTCAAG TCTACAAATTTAGCAGTCGTGCTCCACCTGTGAGCGGGCACTGCAGCGGTGGCGGCTCTCGGAGACCCGAGCTGCCTGATGATGGAGATGTGATGGGAATgatggccagggctgcaggataCTGGGTGAGGCCAGAAACTCCTCGGTGCTGGGTCAGAGGCTGCGCTTGTGCTTGCTCGGAGGCTGCACGAGAAGAAGGCCATCCCTCTGGGAGCCGTGTGCTGCCATCTGAGCTGGATGAAGATGACAGCTCGACCTCCATGATAAGAGAGGAATTATTTTCAGTGGATGAAGACCATGatggcagcactggggcagccagcTCTCGGGCTGGTGTTAGGAGTGATGATGGTGCCAGGAGTTTAGCAGAGGAGTATTCCCTGGTTCCCTTAAACAGACGGAAGCAATGTTCTGCCCAGAGTTTTCATGATGCTGTAGAAAGATTTTTGAGAGGATTCTGA